The Saimiri boliviensis isolate mSaiBol1 chromosome 10, mSaiBol1.pri, whole genome shotgun sequence genomic sequence ataacacattttaaaatatttttttctacatactCAAAAACTCTGTTCCATTCATTTTTTCACTCCCACAACTTTTTGTCTATCCAAGAATTCAGGAATCTTTACAGAAACATCTTGTTTCCATTGAAATAAATAGCAAGCCTAAGAAAAAGAGTGAAGTGAAATGATTCTAAATTCTATGCCACCAACAGGCATTAAACATGCATGAACTTTTAAAGAGATGCCAAAACTCactagaaaggagaaaaagtacaATGAAGGTTTCTGAGTAGCTTTTAATTACTCAATGTAAGAACTTTATCTTGTAAGCAAATTTTAACATTATCCAGAGCATAGCACTTACGtatgaaagaaaaagttctttAACACCCCTTCAGAAATTACAACTGCAAGTTCCTAATCCCTTATCTAAAATCTTTTTGGCTAGATATGTTTCAGAATTCAGAACTTTTCTCAGAATGGTATGTCTGCCATACATTATACAACACTTCCAGCAAACTGTACTGTAATCAAACACAGTATTTCTgtaaaaaacatgaatatttatatcAAGTGAACATTCAGTTACACATAGCCTCAGTTCTGTTCAGGTCAAACTTTACTGCTAAAGGATTTAGAAACGACAGACAAACGAATGGGGCCTGTCATGACATGTTATTTTGAAATCTAAGTCTTTATGTTTGATAACTAGTTAAGAGTCAGTGTAAACATTTAGTCTGTCCttccacaaaaaaagaatacaacagtgttatttaaaataaaaaatgaaactcagTATATCTTATTTCAGAAggtaaaagcaaaattaattaaTCTCTGAAACTAAGTTAATCACATTATGATCTTCTAGAACTTGTCTAGCTCCACTCTGGTTAAAGATTCCGTTTCTTGGCACAACAGTAAAAGACATCGGATCAGCCCCAAGCCTGCAGGGTAAGCATCCCTGTGGTATTCAAATACTTTGGGTAGCAATGAAGACCTGCAGAAGGGCAAGGAGACCTGAGATGACTTAGGGAGCTGCAGCATACCTGAGTTGGGCAAACAGCTTCAGAAGATGAAAGAGCCCAAGCAGGGATCTGTGTGATTACTGTTCTTTTGCCAGGACGCGGGGTGGACAATTAGATTCCTTTACAAAGCATTGGTGTGTTTGGTGCTCGTTGGAAATGGGGAGGAGCGGGTGGTAAGCCAGAGTTGGGGCGAGAAGAAGTAGGGTGAAAATGGGTCTCAGTCATCTGTTCCTGCATCTATCTCAGAGGGCTGGGTACCTTCGTGGCGGAGCGCGGACTACCCAGAGCGCCTTCTATAACGTGGGTCAGGCGCCAAGCTCCCTCAGCTTCGCGCAGGAATCTGCAGCCTGGCAGAATTAGGACCGCTCTTTCGCGACTGGCGAGCCTGTCCCAGGCCCGCAGCCCAGAATGGAGTCGCGGCCCAAAACTCTCGCTAGAGGCAAGGACCGTCCCACTACAGCGCAGGCCCGGCGAGGGACCCTTGCGGCTTTCCGTCCAATCCCGTTCACCGGCAAAGTGCGGGGCAGGACTTCGCGTCCAATCCTGTTCCCCGGCAAAGTGCGGGGCGGGACTTCGCGTCCAATCCTGTTCCCCGGCAAAGTGCGGGGCGGGACTTCGCGTCCAATCCTCTTCCCCGGTGACTGCGGGGCGGGACCCTCGCAGCTTTCCGTCCGATTCCTGCTCCTTTGAGGCCCAGGGAAAGCGAGCCGGCGCTGCTGTGGGCTGCGGCTGCGGCAGAGGCGGCGATGCGCTCTCGGTGAGGAAAGGCAGGCCCGCTGAAGCAAcactccctctctcccccatTCTTTCACATCGGGAGCGGGGGAAAATTAAGTCTTGCAGAACAAACAGAGTTAAGTCGTGCAGAACCGCAAAGGTGCCTGGATTTGGCGGGGTGTAGTTTAATCAAGCATCTTGCCTGCAGGGGTCTGAAGGGTACCCCCAAGGTTGGGCCGCTGGGCTGCTCGGTCGTGGGGCTTGGATTTCTCTCACTTGGTGGCCTCTCGAGTGCAGAGCTGCCTTTGGGTTGGTGGGAGGAGCCTCGAGCTCTCATTGCCCTTTGCTCCTGGCTTCCACCCCTTGCCACCCTGTTACCCGGCCACTGAAAAGGTACCCTTTGCCCTTTGAACCCATCCAATCGAAAGGTTTACTTGTATGAAACCTAATTAATCGTATGGTCATTTACTCTTGCTCTCTAGCAGGTGGACTATTTGCGTGTGTTTGCAGCGATTCACAAAAAGTTTGTTTTGGGGACTCCCAGCTCCTAGATTGCAATCCACCTTCTTTCACTAGCTTGTTCATTTCTGTTTCCCTCTGAAATGTTAagcttgtttctttcttcccacAGTCACCAACTTAATTCAGTTGCCTGTGATCTCAAAACAATTGTTGCAGCAGGCTCCTGGCAGTCTTAAGCAGTTCATCTTCTTGGTGTACTGGTATGTGACAATTCCTTCACTTATTGTTCGCGTTTCTTTTCCACTTTCGTGAGTTCACATCTAATTGCCCCCAGAAAGTCCATTCTGATTAAATCTAGCATCATCATTTTCTTAGTGCTATTGGAACTATATTGTTTAATCTTTGTGGTTCAAAATTCAAGACAACTCTTCAAGAAATAAtccaataatttatatttttaatgtgtaccTGTTGGTGAGTTAAGCACTATATAGTAGGTATGAAACTAGTACTCTTGGTTCCAGTTTTCTAGAGTCTATTAAATGGCACAGAGGTAAACAGACTATCTTATCTTCTCTGTATGTGTGTACTAGTATTCTATTGCTGtcttaacaaattaccacaaatgcaactattaaaacaacacaaatgtattatctcataGCTTCTGTAGATGTGAAGTTTGGGTGGGCTTAGCTGACTACTTGGCTTAGAATTTCACAAAGCTGAAGTCAAGATTTATGTAGATTTGGGTTCTTTTCTGCAGGCTGTGTGGGAGAATCCATTTCCAGGCTCATTTAGGTTGTTAGCAGAATTCACATTATTATCTCTATATCCTTACTGTCTGTCAGCCTGAGcctctttcagttctttaaggccATCTGCATCTTCAAAGAAACCATGAATTCTTCTCAAGCTGTAAAGCTGTCTGACTTGTCTGTTCTCTGCTCTTATGAACTCAAGTGATTAGTTCCACCTGGATAACATCCCTATTGTTAGTCAGTTCTGTGGAGGATATCACAATCACAGGAGTAATGATATCACCATATTtgcaggttctggggattagcaGAGGTGGAATCTTAGGGGCCATTCACAGAAATTCTGCTTACCACAATATGGTGATTTCAGGcaggattattttgtttttataatgtgCTTTTACAGGCATTAAAACATTCTGACTTTATTGAATTATATGATTAGCCACTCTAAGATAAGGAAATTCACTTAAAGTTAGTTGCCTCAGGGGCACAGGGTTAGAAAGTGGCAGGGTCTATACTTGGATCCAGATCTGCATTTCCATTTGGTCCAAATCCATGTTTATGGATGGTCAAAATAGTGTGCAGCCAAAGTCAATAGAAAGAAGCTGAAGAACTTTGAGTTGAttactatttctcatttttaaattatctctttgtATTAGTGGTACAGGCTTAAGCTCTTCTGCCTACAAAAGAAAGCCCAAAATACAATGGTATGAATAAAATagaaggtttttggtttttttttgtttgtttgttttgttcccccccccccccaccccatacATCTAGAGGTAGGAGTCCAGGACTAGTAGGAAGATTCTGACATCCTCCATACATGACTTCCATAAATGGGCCCACAGTACTGTTTAGTTCGACACTAACCTAGCAGGAGTGAAAAGGAGGGAAAGTTCAGGGAGAACACATGCATTCCTTTTCAGGAGCATGACCTGGAAGTGACACACACAAGGGGCATCACAAGGCCACACTGAGCTCCAAGAGAGGTTAGGAAAGATATAACTGGGTGACTATATGTACAGCTAAAACTCAGGATTCTgttaaagcagagaaaaaaaggtaTTGGCTGAAAACAGTCTCTGCTGTGTCCATGCTTTTGATAGTGTTCAATTCTGTAACATCTAAGAGTGGATTATTATGTTTAGCATTGCTAtcagttttaaaaagtcacttttgAGAGAATAGGAAATTCTAATTCAATATTAACATTCTTTGATTTCTCAGTTgctattttaataattacatatttaatatattacaatatttaatgttataatttaatatatgataATTTAAAAGGCTTAGagaaatctcattttttattatttgtacacCTTATTCACATTTTGGGTTAGATTTCTTTGACAACATGTGTTAATATGTTCAAGATTGCTTTAGAACACATGACACCATTCTGTTGAGGCTGCATACCACCTGTATGATTAAATTAAAGCAGTTTGTCATATGATTTATGTATTCTACAATGTTGGACAACATTTACATACCTCTTTGTCACTTTGCTTTCCAAAGTTTACTATCAACGCATAATCCTTTTCTACACATCAAATACTATCTACCCACTAAGACTTAAAGCAGGTTCCCTTACCTTCTATCATGTTGTTTTGTATAGGGGAAAGACTGTTGTCTTAACAGATATGGGTTTGAGTCCTGCATTTGTCTTTAGGTAAGTTACTATATTTCTGAGTTTTGGTATAGTCATATGTAAAATGGCAAAGAATGCCACCTTTCAGAGATAACATAAAAATTAGGGAGCTAATACATGTTTTCTGTAATACAAACTGAAGTACTTGGCAAATGCTAGGCGTTCAATAAATGATAACTAATTATACCAGTCCCACTGATCACTCTTACTTCTAGCACTTTGAGTCTACAGACTCTTTTTAAGTTGGTTTTCTCTATCTGACaggtttataaattttataagaaCTGGTACCAAGTCCTAGATATGCTGTGGTCCCTAAATACTGATTTAGTGAATTGTGGATTGTACCTCGGATATATAAGAGTATCTATGAGATTGAAGTTGTGAGggctgtctctcttttctttagttttcctaTTGTGATTTTATCATGGAAAATCAATTGGCTAAATCAAATGAAGAACGAACATTTCAGTACCAGGATTCTCTTCCATCACTGCCTGTTCCTTCACTTgaagaatcattaaaaaaataccttgAATCAGGTATGTTAATAATCTtttagtatatattaatattgtTAGCAACTTAGAAAACTGTGATACTGTTACCAGAGAAGTGGTCTTGATATAGACTCTaagagagagttcttggatctcttgcaggaaggaattcaaggTGAGTTATAGAGTGCAGAGAGAAGAGACAGTTTATTGAAAGCTTCTCCATTATAGAGTAGGGCATCCACAGAGAACAGGCAGACTGTCtttgttttaagattttcttaCATAGGGGTCTTATCTATGTAAAGACTAAACTAAGCTGTGTCTATGTAATGGTGAGCAGACAGCAtgacaaaatttattattttattagcttAAAACAATCCTTGACATTTTAGTGCATAATATATCAATGAATAATGTTAATTATCTTGAAAACATATATTGTTATGAGTATTGAGACATCTGGACTTTCTGCTGTTGTAGGAGTGTGTCTTTGTAGATATCTTTAGGctgtttcttcagctgtaaataTCTTATGACTGGGTCATGACTGGCAATGTGCCTTGCTAGTCTCCAGATGGAGCTGAATTTAAAATGGTGTTACTCTGGCTCTCCTGGGCTACTGCTTCCATAACATTTCCCCCTCTACTTATGAGAGAACCCATAATTTTAAGAGGAGATACAGGGGAAAGGTTGTTCTTCTGTAACTCCTTCCTGGTGGCAGTGGATGTTGATTGTTAGGACATGGTCCTCTCATAATAGTGTGTAGTAGGCCTCTTCAGGGAATCAGGGAGCTCCTTGCTTGCATGATGTCCCAATCATTTCAGGAAAGTTAATATACTAGGTTAGTAAATAGATAGGTAAAACAGCCACTAAGCTATTTTATCTCGCAGACCTATACAATAAGCacagcagaaataaaaagtacgataaataataataatgaatattataATACCAAGCATACTGAAAAGAAATGCTTTCCAAGTGCTGGAGAGCTCATGAAACTATGCTGTTATGGAGTATTATGACAGGGAATCCATTGCCAAAATTCAAGTTTCTGGAGAATTCATGTCCTGTGATATATTATGGGAGTAGTCAGGAACATAATATAATACTGTTTTGTTCAAGGCACAATCTCCTCCCTTGGCTGCAGTTAAAAATGTATAAGGCCATATGGTTTTGTAAGGCCACTGGTATTATTTGGGAAGTTTCTATCCCGGAAGGATAGATGTAACCAAGAAGACAGGAGGGTGATAGCCTGATGAGTGTCACTGAAAGCTGCACCAGTGTGTTTCGCTAGGGCTTTTACCTGTAATTCAGTGTCTATAACTGCTGCTTGAGAAGAGAATATGGCCATAGGATAAAACCACCAAGAACCCTGTTTTGTCTTCATCTATGATGGGCCTTGACTGTTTTTCAGTTGGTGAGGAAGGAATCTAGATGTATAATGATATGTCCTAGAAGGTAGGGATGACCCCCTAGGACATTGTCCAGTCCAGTTGTAAGGTAGGTATAAGCAACTGTGAGACCCTTGTGCCCATAACCTTCCCCAAGGAGAAGGATGGGCACCCAATCTTAGAGATTTATTTTGCCATCCTGTCCACATTTGATTAGTTAAGACCAGGGTCTGATTGCATTGTTGGGTAGCAACCACCTCATGTAGGTTTCAGCTTAGAGGTGGCTGCTGTCATGTCTCTCAAGGCGTAAGAGTACTTTACCTTTCACCTGAATTTGGGTAGCCATTAATCAACTAAGCCTATCAAAAGTGGTACAGCCTAAAGTGGGGATGTTATTTAGTTGTCTGCAGAACAATTGAaaaaggtgtttttgtttgtttgtttgtttgtttgagtggaggaagggaagaagtagTAGCTGGTGTCTTTTTGATACATTAGAAAAGGAGAGTATTTATCTCTTATAAACCATTCATTGAAGTGGCTTAAATTAGCCTATTTGATATGCCAAGGTAACCCTGAGGTTGATGAAAGAGGTAATTTACTGCATACCCAATAATTTTTCTGGTTTGGAAGGGAGGCCACAGTTTGTGCCCGTTCCGTAAATAAATTAGCTCCAATATTATAATAGATCAAGTTTAATATTAAAACCAGTAATTTCATTTTGAGAGTAGTACTTATCTACTGgatggcttcttttttttgaagagaaGCCACAGGATTCTCTATTGGCTCACAAGAGTATACTGGAATAGTGGTCACCACATTGAATGCCTGTGGGACTTTATGAGAGGCAGGTTTAATTTTGGATAAATCTACTCAAGTTTAACTCCACTAGGGGTGCTTAGAAGCACTTGATAGGGTCCTTTCCACTTTGGAGAAAGTTGGTCTGTAGGAGGTCCTTCTTTCCAAGTTTTTAATATGACTAA encodes the following:
- the LOC141580081 gene encoding uncharacterized protein LOC141580081 is translated as MGERGSVASAGLPFLTESASPPLPQPQPTAAPARFPWASKEQESDGKLRGSRPAVTGEEDWTRSPAPHFAGEQDWTRSPAPHFAGEQDWTRSPAPHFAGERDWTESRKGPSPGLRCSGTVLASSESFGPRLHSGLRAWDRLASRERAVLILPGCRFLREAEGAWRLTHVIEGALGSPRSATKIILLNNSLQKSDVEIGIFNSTKCIRIINVQDFALGQDRRL